In Microvirga lotononidis, a single genomic region encodes these proteins:
- a CDS encoding ABC transporter permease: MRRFLLRRVGQVIGTIFGVVTLIFFLQRLTGDPTYLLVPETATQADIEAMRAALGFDRPLIVQYLAFLKQIASFDLGRSVIQNVPVWDIIASRLPYTLQLAGGALLVACGLGIPVGIILALYRDHPASRLLASVVLAAQSMPTFWSGIILILIFAVTLGWLPPSSTGGIEHLIMPSIALGLLSMATFARITRTSLLDELSKEYVRTARSRGVPMGLLLRRHLARNASIPVITVAALEISNLLAGAVIVETVFAWPGLGQVTVQSILARDFLVVQGIVLLGAFVTVALNLAADLLYSAVDPRIRLDGSRR; this comes from the coding sequence ATGCGACGCTTTCTTCTTCGGCGGGTCGGCCAAGTTATCGGCACAATCTTCGGTGTCGTAACGCTGATCTTCTTCCTTCAACGGCTGACCGGTGATCCGACCTACCTGCTCGTCCCCGAAACGGCGACCCAGGCCGATATCGAAGCGATGCGCGCGGCGCTCGGTTTCGACCGTCCGCTCATCGTTCAATACCTGGCATTCCTGAAACAGATCGCCAGCTTTGACCTGGGTCGCTCCGTCATCCAGAACGTGCCGGTCTGGGATATCATCGCCTCGCGCCTGCCATATACCCTGCAACTGGCGGGAGGCGCTCTGCTGGTCGCTTGCGGTCTGGGGATCCCGGTGGGGATCATTCTTGCCCTTTATCGCGATCATCCAGCGTCCCGGTTGCTGGCGAGCGTCGTTCTGGCGGCGCAGAGCATGCCGACCTTCTGGAGCGGGATTATCCTGATATTGATCTTCGCCGTGACGCTGGGCTGGCTCCCGCCGTCGTCAACCGGTGGCATTGAGCACCTGATCATGCCGTCGATCGCGCTCGGGCTCCTGAGTATGGCAACCTTTGCCCGCATTACCCGCACCTCGCTGTTGGATGAACTCTCCAAGGAATACGTCCGCACGGCTCGATCCCGTGGCGTACCTATGGGGCTGCTTCTTCGACGGCATCTCGCCCGCAACGCCTCCATTCCCGTGATCACCGTCGCGGCGCTGGAGATTTCCAACCTTCTCGCCGGCGCCGTCATCGTCGAGACGGTTTTTGCCTGGCCCGGCCTCGGGCAGGTCACCGTGCAGTCGATCCTCGCTCGCGATTTCCTCGTCGTGCAGGGAATTGTCCTGCTGGGTGCATTCGTCACGGTGGCTCTCAACCTCGCCGCCGATCTTCTCTACAGCGCGGTTGATCCCCGCATTCGCCTCGATGGGAGCCGCCGATGA
- a CDS encoding ABC transporter substrate-binding protein: MVRRGRGLAAALLGLCLAVAPGALLAKEKLTVDLVNEPSSLDPHVQWNPDSYYVYRNIFDNLITRDDKGDIVPQIATSWKYLSDTEIEFTLRDDVTFHDGQKLTAEDVAFSVQRITDPKFASPQLGQFNKIVKAEVTGPTTVKLTTDGPYPALLGQLVKLSIVPKHVVDAVGKDAFNLKPVGSGPYKFEGWQRGVQVTLAANDKYWGAKGPFASVAFRAVPDAATRVANLQAGTSDLAVTLDSDLAAQLKNSPKAKVLSVLTERVAYLAMNIQKPPVNDPKVREAVAYAIDKDGLVEGILGGYDKAVPEMLSPAHVGWVEGIEARSYDLAKAKALITEAGSKAKQPISLLTSPVYDQRVVQAIQQMLSEAGLTVNIEMTDMANWLKQMQSGPGSIPQMAFSRWSCACQDADGVLFPLLHSSSGWANAQDPEVERLLIEARQTLDEKKRLSLYRAVHERVAKELFLVPLYQVGIIYGAAKGLQWQPTPNESMFLNRMTWKD, encoded by the coding sequence ATGGTGAGACGGGGAAGAGGGTTGGCGGCTGCCCTTCTGGGGCTGTGCCTGGCAGTGGCGCCCGGCGCGCTGCTGGCCAAAGAGAAGCTGACGGTCGATCTGGTCAACGAGCCGTCGTCGCTGGACCCGCACGTGCAGTGGAACCCGGACAGCTACTACGTCTATCGCAACATCTTCGACAATCTCATCACGCGCGACGACAAAGGCGACATCGTCCCGCAGATCGCCACATCCTGGAAGTACCTGTCAGATACGGAAATCGAGTTCACGCTCCGGGACGACGTGACGTTCCATGACGGCCAGAAGCTGACGGCGGAGGACGTGGCCTTCAGTGTGCAGCGGATCACCGACCCGAAGTTCGCCAGCCCCCAGCTGGGTCAATTTAACAAGATCGTGAAGGCCGAGGTGACAGGCCCGACCACGGTGAAGCTGACGACCGACGGACCTTACCCGGCGCTGCTGGGCCAGCTCGTGAAGCTGTCGATCGTGCCCAAGCACGTGGTGGACGCGGTGGGCAAGGACGCCTTCAACCTGAAGCCGGTGGGCAGCGGTCCGTACAAGTTCGAGGGCTGGCAGCGCGGCGTGCAGGTGACCTTGGCGGCTAATGACAAGTACTGGGGCGCCAAGGGTCCGTTTGCCAGCGTGGCGTTCCGGGCGGTGCCGGATGCGGCAACCCGGGTGGCGAACCTGCAGGCCGGCACGAGCGATCTGGCGGTCACCCTCGACTCCGACCTCGCGGCGCAGCTCAAGAACTCACCCAAGGCCAAGGTGCTCTCCGTCCTCACCGAACGCGTGGCGTATCTCGCCATGAACATTCAAAAGCCACCAGTGAACGATCCGAAGGTGCGCGAGGCTGTTGCCTACGCCATCGACAAGGATGGACTCGTTGAGGGAATCCTTGGCGGCTACGACAAGGCCGTCCCGGAGATGCTCTCGCCAGCCCATGTCGGGTGGGTCGAGGGGATCGAGGCGCGGAGCTATGATCTTGCCAAGGCGAAGGCGCTGATCACTGAAGCGGGTTCGAAGGCCAAACAGCCGATTTCGCTCCTGACCTCTCCCGTTTACGACCAGCGTGTCGTCCAGGCGATCCAGCAGATGCTGAGCGAGGCAGGCCTCACGGTGAACATCGAAATGACCGATATGGCCAACTGGCTCAAGCAGATGCAGAGCGGACCGGGTTCGATCCCCCAAATGGCCTTCAGCCGCTGGTCCTGTGCGTGCCAGGATGCCGACGGCGTGCTCTTCCCGTTGCTTCATTCTTCCAGTGGTTGGGCCAATGCGCAGGATCCGGAGGTTGAACGCCTTCTCATTGAGGCCCGTCAAACTCTCGACGAAAAGAAGAGACTTTCGCTCTACCGCGCGGTTCATGAGCGCGTTGCAAAGGAGCTTTTCCTCGTCCCGCTCTATCAAGTTGGCATCATCTACGGCGCGGCGAAAGGCCTTCAGTGGCAACCCACGCCGAACGAGAGCATGTTCCTGAACCGCATGACCTGGAAAGATTGA
- a CDS encoding polysaccharide deacetylase family protein produces MTQFSRTPYEWPTGKTSAFCFTVDVDAESPLLWNMKSETTARVIGQMEQRLFGPRVGIWRILDLLDRFGIKGSFFVPGVVAKNHPDLLPAFVERGHEIGLHGYFHEIVSQVSDEEFTGALEASLEVFRAQVGIVPKGFRSPAWEMTPHMLSELTRRGLYDSSLSGFDHPYTIGDVTEVPVQWAIDDAVYFKFVGGGADSWPPSATGPILDSWVDEWSMLHKEGGLLMLTIHDWISGRAHRILMLERLLERVTTEQGAWIATVGEVAAHHGASANAERYKVPVRAPELIAEARFGRER; encoded by the coding sequence ATGACCCAGTTCTCCCGGACTCCGTACGAGTGGCCCACCGGCAAGACAAGCGCATTCTGCTTTACTGTCGACGTGGATGCGGAATCCCCGCTCCTTTGGAATATGAAGAGCGAAACTACCGCTCGCGTCATCGGCCAGATGGAGCAGCGGCTCTTTGGGCCGCGAGTTGGGATCTGGCGCATCCTCGACCTCCTGGATCGGTTTGGGATCAAAGGAAGCTTCTTCGTGCCCGGCGTGGTGGCGAAGAACCATCCCGACCTTCTTCCGGCCTTTGTAGAGCGTGGCCATGAGATTGGCCTGCATGGATACTTCCACGAGATTGTTTCCCAAGTTAGCGACGAGGAGTTTACAGGAGCCCTGGAGGCCTCGCTCGAGGTTTTCCGCGCGCAGGTCGGGATTGTTCCGAAGGGCTTCCGCTCGCCGGCCTGGGAAATGACGCCGCATATGCTCAGCGAACTGACGAGGCGCGGCCTGTACGACAGCTCGCTCTCAGGTTTCGATCATCCCTACACTATCGGTGACGTCACCGAAGTACCGGTCCAATGGGCCATCGACGATGCCGTCTATTTCAAGTTCGTGGGCGGCGGGGCGGATTCCTGGCCGCCCTCAGCTACGGGCCCGATCCTCGACAGCTGGGTCGACGAGTGGTCCATGCTACACAAGGAGGGTGGCCTCCTGATGCTGACGATCCATGATTGGATTTCGGGCCGGGCCCATCGCATCCTCATGCTTGAGCGCTTGCTCGAGAGAGTCACGACAGAGCAGGGGGCGTGGATCGCGACCGTGGGCGAGGTTGCAGCCCACCATGGGGCGTCCGCCAACGCAGAGCGTTACAAGGTGCCGGTGCGGGCCCCGGAGCTGATCGCCGAGGCACGCTTCGGAAGGGAACGTTGA
- a CDS encoding ABC transporter ATP-binding protein, translating into MIEPDSPLLSVRNLKVHFPVRGSDGGVVKAVDGISFDISSGRTVALVGESGCGKSTTAYAIIGLEPVSSGSIRFEGREIAHLDRQARRDLATEIQIVFQDPSAALNPKMTIGDSISEPLIIQGWRRDKRMQRVRELLDLVGLPAAYAERTPNALSGGQRQRVVIARALALSPKLLVLDEPVSALDVSIRSQILNLLMELQKELGLSYLFISHDLSVVRHLADDVIVMYLGTVVEEGGAEALFEAPRHPYTQALISAIPLPDPRTQRSRERIILKGDLPSPLNPPTGCPFVGRCPIRIEACSSIRPSLQSVPSGTRAACLVRAPAPLAA; encoded by the coding sequence ATGATTGAACCAGATTCACCTCTCCTCAGCGTGCGCAATCTAAAGGTTCACTTCCCTGTCCGTGGATCAGACGGCGGAGTAGTCAAAGCGGTTGACGGCATTTCCTTCGACATTTCATCTGGACGCACGGTCGCGCTGGTAGGCGAGAGTGGCTGTGGCAAGTCCACGACTGCTTACGCCATTATTGGGCTTGAGCCGGTTAGCTCTGGGTCTATTCGGTTTGAGGGCAGGGAAATCGCACATCTGGACAGGCAGGCCAGGCGCGATCTCGCCACCGAGATCCAGATCGTATTCCAGGACCCGAGTGCGGCGCTGAATCCGAAGATGACCATTGGCGACAGTATCAGCGAACCGCTCATCATACAGGGCTGGCGTAGGGACAAGCGCATGCAGCGCGTCCGTGAGCTTCTCGATCTCGTGGGGTTGCCTGCCGCCTACGCAGAGCGGACGCCCAACGCCCTTTCCGGCGGACAGCGCCAGCGTGTGGTGATCGCGAGGGCTCTCGCCTTATCGCCAAAGCTGCTCGTCCTGGATGAACCCGTCTCTGCACTCGACGTTTCAATCCGCTCGCAGATCCTCAACCTTCTCATGGAACTGCAGAAAGAACTCGGACTATCCTATCTGTTCATCTCCCACGATCTGTCGGTGGTTCGTCACCTAGCCGATGATGTAATCGTCATGTATCTGGGTACAGTGGTGGAGGAAGGTGGGGCTGAGGCCTTGTTCGAAGCACCGCGGCATCCGTACACGCAGGCGCTGATCTCCGCGATTCCATTGCCCGATCCACGGACCCAGCGCTCGCGCGAACGTATCATCCTCAAAGGAGACCTGCCGAGCCCGCTCAATCCACCCACCGGCTGCCCCTTCGTTGGACGCTGCCCGATCCGGATCGAGGCATGCAGCAGTATCCGACCGTCGCTGCAATCGGTGCCGAGCGGCACTCGCGCTGCATGCCTTGTGCGCGCTCCCGCACCGCTGGCGGCTTGA
- a CDS encoding RidA family protein has protein sequence MIERKNPSNLAPPVGRYHHLTVIPAGSDILAIAGQVGLDEKGQLPDTVEEQLANAFANITRILQSEGLDHRAVFKINMWLTQPVERERYVEIWRGFHGDEPPASMFAYVSAMIRPEYLVEVEAWAARPALTVT, from the coding sequence ATGATTGAACGAAAGAACCCTTCCAATCTCGCTCCGCCGGTTGGTCGCTACCATCATCTGACGGTCATTCCGGCTGGCAGCGACATCCTCGCAATCGCGGGTCAGGTAGGTTTGGATGAAAAGGGGCAACTGCCGGATACGGTCGAGGAGCAACTCGCCAACGCTTTCGCGAACATTACGCGCATCTTGCAGAGCGAGGGTCTGGATCACCGGGCCGTGTTCAAGATCAATATGTGGCTCACGCAGCCCGTTGAGCGTGAGCGCTATGTGGAGATCTGGCGTGGATTTCACGGTGATGAGCCGCCAGCATCGATGTTCGCCTATGTCTCCGCCATGATCCGTCCAGAGTATCTGGTGGAGGTGGAGGCCTGGGCCGCGCGGCCAGCACTAACGGTCACATGA
- a CDS encoding GntR family transcriptional regulator: MYDRSSPFASPQPPGPTAKSAVALQVLRHAVLACEIAPGAAFSEVEVETRYSLGRAGVRAALQILVAEGLVAPLPRQGWQAKPITGAFIGDVITARRQAEKAIAYVGLAASERERVQTLVTLAAALAGRQDPQALVTARMTDRQILDLLAARTNWFQRKWLRELWDHSQRVVSFLESGEVQYRPLSREGLFEALAASDHAGATVEILRDVDHFETFASRALLRHPEAVLGQSHKRSARRSRVQKPTHSAGKGAQDEPRSTSKS, encoded by the coding sequence CAACCGCCAAAAGTGCGGTGGCTCTCCAAGTGCTTCGCCATGCCGTCCTGGCCTGCGAAATCGCCCCTGGAGCGGCATTCTCTGAAGTAGAGGTCGAAACCCGATATAGCCTTGGGCGCGCCGGGGTCCGGGCTGCATTGCAGATCCTCGTAGCGGAAGGTTTGGTTGCTCCGCTCCCGCGGCAGGGATGGCAGGCCAAGCCGATTACCGGCGCCTTCATTGGCGACGTGATCACGGCGCGACGCCAAGCTGAGAAGGCAATTGCGTATGTAGGGCTGGCCGCTTCCGAACGCGAGCGCGTCCAAACGCTCGTCACGCTTGCCGCGGCGCTTGCAGGCCGGCAAGACCCGCAAGCCCTTGTCACCGCGCGCATGACCGACCGGCAAATCCTCGATCTTCTCGCGGCGCGCACAAACTGGTTCCAAAGGAAATGGCTTCGCGAGCTCTGGGATCATTCCCAACGCGTCGTGAGCTTTCTCGAGTCGGGAGAGGTACAATACCGCCCCCTCAGTCGGGAGGGCCTTTTCGAGGCGCTGGCCGCATCGGACCACGCCGGCGCGACCGTGGAGATATTGCGGGACGTCGATCATTTTGAGACCTTCGCCTCACGGGCCCTCCTGCGCCATCCGGAAGCCGTTTTAGGCCAATCACACAAGCGTAGCGCCCGCCGATCTCGCGTACAGAAGCCGACACATTCGGCAGGAAAGGGAGCACAGGACGAGCCGCGCTCTACGTCCAAATCATGA
- the bluB gene encoding 5,6-dimethylbenzimidazole synthase, which produces MHEQASCWLRLAPGITRKGSDWGEPRGWFVSPICPQCSDLEKYVTQAAGRPFPPSFDDEFRIRFEELLVWRRDVRRFRNDPVPPHLEERLLDLVQLAPSVGNSQPWRFVRVKSENARKVVRTSFEQCNRKALAGFEGARAKAYAELKLSGLDQAPLQLAVFCEEATSQGHGLGRATMPETLAWSVVGAIHLLWLSARIHGLGLGWVSILDPVEVTRGLDVPPSWKLIAYLCLGWPEDINDVPELERLRWQARTTEGRIVLDR; this is translated from the coding sequence ATGCACGAGCAAGCCTCCTGTTGGCTGCGGCTTGCGCCGGGGATAACACGCAAAGGCAGCGACTGGGGGGAGCCAAGAGGCTGGTTCGTCTCCCCGATCTGCCCGCAATGTTCTGACTTGGAGAAGTACGTGACACAGGCTGCTGGGCGCCCATTCCCTCCTTCGTTCGACGATGAATTCCGCATTCGTTTCGAAGAGCTACTGGTCTGGCGCAGGGATGTTCGCCGGTTCCGGAACGATCCGGTTCCTCCGCACTTGGAGGAGCGCCTCCTCGATCTCGTGCAATTAGCGCCTTCCGTCGGCAACAGTCAGCCCTGGCGGTTCGTGCGGGTGAAAAGCGAGAATGCTCGGAAAGTCGTGCGCACCAGCTTTGAGCAATGCAACCGGAAGGCGCTCGCCGGTTTCGAGGGTGCGCGCGCCAAGGCCTATGCCGAACTCAAGCTGTCGGGCCTCGACCAGGCGCCCCTGCAACTCGCTGTCTTTTGTGAGGAGGCGACCAGCCAGGGGCATGGTCTCGGCCGCGCGACGATGCCCGAGACGCTCGCCTGGTCGGTCGTGGGCGCCATCCACCTCCTGTGGCTTTCAGCCCGTATCCATGGCCTCGGGCTCGGATGGGTGTCGATCCTCGACCCTGTCGAGGTAACGCGCGGATTGGACGTGCCTCCCTCATGGAAGCTTATCGCTTACCTCTGCCTCGGATGGCCAGAAGACATCAATGACGTGCCCGAACTCGAGCGCCTTCGTTGGCAGGCCAGGACAACCGAGGGGCGCATCGTCCTGGATCGCTGA
- a CDS encoding ABC transporter ATP-binding protein, whose protein sequence is MMTETAQRDETPVLAIKDLRIQIAGLDVVDGVSLMAGKGRILAIVGESGCGKSLTALSILRLLPKAARIAEGRIELEGTNLALLSEKNLENIRGNQASIIFQEPVASLNPLMRVGAQVEEALRLHRGLSHAEAQEEAIAMLASVGIPDPQRRARQYPFELSGGMCQRVMIAAALICRPRLLIADEPTTALDVTIQAQILDLMKRLRDEVGTSIIVITHDMGVVAEMADDVAVMYGGRVVERGPVDTIFSAPAHPYTHLLLATVPRLDGHRKSALRTIEGIVPGVDQWPRGCRFRSRCPLATDACERRPPLDLVDTVGHAAACWHTTRLRELA, encoded by the coding sequence ATGATGACTGAAACCGCGCAACGCGACGAGACTCCAGTCCTCGCGATCAAGGATCTCCGGATCCAGATCGCCGGCCTCGACGTGGTTGACGGGGTCTCGCTCATGGCGGGCAAGGGGCGTATTCTTGCCATTGTCGGCGAAAGCGGCTGTGGAAAGAGCCTGACAGCCCTCTCGATCCTGCGGCTTCTGCCGAAAGCCGCCAGGATTGCCGAGGGCCGGATCGAGTTGGAAGGCACGAACCTCGCGCTTCTGTCCGAAAAGAACTTGGAGAATATCCGAGGCAATCAAGCGTCGATCATCTTCCAGGAACCGGTTGCTTCGCTGAACCCATTGATGCGGGTTGGGGCGCAGGTGGAGGAGGCGCTGCGCCTGCATCGCGGCCTCTCTCACGCGGAAGCGCAGGAAGAGGCGATTGCAATGCTCGCAAGCGTTGGCATCCCCGATCCGCAGAGACGGGCAAGGCAGTATCCATTTGAACTCTCCGGTGGCATGTGCCAGCGCGTGATGATTGCAGCGGCACTGATCTGCCGTCCGCGTCTGCTCATCGCAGACGAGCCAACGACCGCCCTCGACGTGACGATCCAGGCACAGATCCTCGACCTGATGAAACGCCTGCGCGACGAAGTCGGCACCTCCATCATCGTCATCACGCACGACATGGGCGTCGTGGCCGAAATGGCGGACGATGTTGCCGTCATGTATGGGGGCAGGGTGGTTGAGCGCGGGCCCGTAGACACTATCTTCTCGGCTCCCGCTCACCCCTATACTCATCTCCTGCTCGCGACGGTTCCTCGTCTCGACGGCCACCGCAAGAGTGCTTTGCGAACAATTGAGGGCATCGTACCCGGCGTCGATCAGTGGCCGAGAGGTTGCCGGTTTCGCAGCCGCTGTCCCCTGGCGACAGACGCTTGCGAGCGCCGCCCGCCTCTTGATCTCGTCGACACAGTTGGGCATGCCGCTGCCTGTTGGCACACCACCCGTCTGAGGGAACTCGCATGA
- a CDS encoding SDR family NAD(P)-dependent oxidoreductase, with amino-acid sequence MDFFSDLSGKRVVVTGACGVVGRWIVDAFVAADAELCLTDAQEAELSAYAGEVSLGTGGFAHPADLTDEASIEALITEIGRRWGAADVLVNNAGIYPSGFLLDISTAEFDRIFSVNLRAPFILTRGIARQMIEKGIKGSVINISSGAARKMRRTVVPYCTSKTALDRLTKGFAIELAEFGIRVNALEPGFAAGSSVSSLTDEHINNTIAAIPLGRPSSPSDVANGLLYLASDASSYVTGATLTIDGGNSIGSLAVHQAKKHPL; translated from the coding sequence ATGGATTTTTTCTCCGATCTTTCCGGTAAGCGCGTCGTCGTTACGGGCGCCTGTGGGGTTGTCGGTCGTTGGATCGTCGATGCTTTCGTAGCGGCCGACGCCGAATTGTGTCTCACCGATGCGCAGGAGGCCGAGCTTAGCGCCTATGCCGGAGAAGTCTCGCTCGGCACCGGCGGTTTCGCGCATCCGGCGGACCTGACCGACGAGGCATCGATCGAAGCACTGATCACCGAAATCGGCCGACGCTGGGGCGCCGCCGATGTACTGGTCAACAACGCCGGGATCTATCCGAGCGGCTTCCTGCTCGACATCTCGACAGCCGAGTTCGATCGGATCTTCTCGGTGAACTTGCGGGCACCCTTCATCCTGACCCGTGGTATTGCACGCCAGATGATCGAGAAGGGCATCAAGGGTTCTGTCATCAACATTTCGTCCGGCGCAGCGCGCAAGATGCGACGCACGGTCGTGCCCTATTGCACCTCCAAGACCGCTCTGGACCGACTGACAAAGGGGTTCGCCATCGAACTCGCCGAGTTCGGCATCCGGGTGAATGCCCTAGAGCCCGGCTTCGCCGCTGGCAGTTCGGTGAGCAGCCTCACGGACGAACACATCAACAACACCATCGCGGCTATCCCGCTCGGCCGACCCTCGTCGCCGTCCGACGTGGCGAACGGCCTGCTTTATCTCGCGAGCGACGCCTCCTCTTATGTGACCGGGGCCACCCTTACCATCGATGGCGGCAACTCGATCGGCTCGCTCGCCGTCCACCAAGCAAAGAAGCATCCGCTGTGA
- a CDS encoding ABC transporter permease — translation MTSVPASVPLRQAGKSRRSIMRWVPVILIASFVLAAVFSSLLAPYDPNSQNLLGRMKPPGTMSRSFHYLLGSDELGRDLLSRLIYGARVSLFVAFASVILSGVVGVLLGMLAGYLRGWVELIVMRLVDVFLSIPAILLAIITVAVLGTGLVNVIVVLALTRWPRYARIAYGQTLSVANMPYVRLAAFMGASTPRVLLRHILPNIIGAVTVVATLEFGLMVLFEAGLSFLGLGVQPPTASWGAMLSSGRNYLATAWWIATFPGLCLFLLILAVNLIGDDLRDRFDPRSQ, via the coding sequence ATGACTTCCGTACCCGCATCGGTCCCGTTGCGACAAGCCGGCAAGTCGCGCCGTTCGATCATGCGATGGGTGCCCGTCATCCTCATCGCCTCCTTTGTTTTGGCGGCCGTTTTTTCGTCCCTGTTGGCACCCTACGATCCGAACAGCCAAAATCTCCTGGGTCGGATGAAGCCGCCAGGAACCATGTCTCGCAGCTTCCACTATCTGCTTGGTAGCGATGAGCTCGGCCGCGACCTGCTCTCGCGATTGATCTATGGGGCCCGGGTATCGCTTTTCGTCGCCTTTGCCTCAGTCATCCTGTCCGGCGTTGTCGGTGTTCTGCTCGGGATGCTGGCGGGATATCTTCGCGGCTGGGTTGAACTGATCGTCATGCGCCTTGTTGACGTTTTCCTGTCGATCCCGGCGATCCTGCTCGCTATCATCACGGTCGCGGTCCTCGGCACGGGACTCGTCAACGTGATCGTCGTCCTGGCACTGACCCGCTGGCCGCGGTATGCTCGTATCGCTTACGGCCAGACGCTGAGCGTCGCCAACATGCCTTATGTGCGGCTCGCCGCCTTCATGGGGGCCTCCACGCCGCGCGTCCTCCTCCGACATATCCTGCCCAACATCATCGGGGCGGTTACTGTGGTGGCAACGCTGGAATTTGGCCTCATGGTCCTGTTCGAGGCGGGTTTGTCGTTTCTCGGCCTGGGCGTACAGCCACCGACGGCAAGTTGGGGTGCCATGCTCAGCTCAGGGCGAAACTATCTCGCCACCGCGTGGTGGATTGCCACCTTCCCGGGTCTCTGCCTGTTCCTGCTGATTCTCGCCGTTAATCTCATCGGCGATGACCTGCGCGATCGCTTCGATCCCCGTTCGCAATGA
- a CDS encoding gamma-glutamyltransferase family protein, with amino-acid sequence MQTFTLRKPEVRTPHGLVAAQNRYAAEAGAAVLANGGNAMDAAVVTALVLSVVEPWLSGIGGGGFLLHADGATGTVHTLDFNVMSPQNLDPADYPLAGAKTGNWFDWPSVEGDRNIAGYGSICVPGAVAGFAEALSRFGTLSWCDALQPAIEHAERGLEVDWFTSLSLAVEAAALAKYPATAEIFLDNGRAPRASEREAMHYRPMPNKAKLLKRLATAGARDFYEGETAQLLVKDLRAGGSRIEAADLAAYRTHWRDPLVSEYRNLEVNAIPGLSGGPTFLDACGRLAAYDLSSATSMADAALAYATVIRDAYEKRLTTMGHAATPEAGCTSHLSVVDSSGTMVSLTNTLLSRFGSKVVLPGAGILMNNGVMWFDPRPQQPNSIKGGVRPLANMCPLIVKRDGRPALAIGAAGGRTIFPTVLQILSYMVDRGLSLEDAFHAPRVDASTPTIRINAKADPAVAATVGTRYPVEIVEDTLYPVNFAVPSAVMRAGSENVGMAHPTSPWAAVAIGSAADDD; translated from the coding sequence ATGCAGACGTTCACTCTTCGCAAGCCGGAAGTGCGTACCCCTCACGGTTTGGTTGCCGCGCAGAACCGCTACGCCGCAGAAGCGGGAGCCGCGGTCTTGGCGAACGGCGGCAATGCCATGGATGCCGCCGTCGTGACGGCTCTCGTTTTGAGCGTCGTGGAGCCTTGGCTCTCCGGCATCGGAGGTGGAGGGTTTCTCCTCCACGCTGATGGGGCAACTGGCACCGTTCATACTCTCGACTTCAACGTGATGTCCCCGCAGAACCTCGATCCTGCAGACTATCCGCTTGCGGGAGCCAAGACTGGGAACTGGTTTGACTGGCCGTCGGTTGAGGGTGACCGGAATATTGCGGGCTACGGCTCGATTTGCGTCCCGGGCGCGGTCGCCGGGTTTGCGGAAGCGCTGTCACGGTTCGGGACGCTCTCCTGGTGCGATGCACTTCAACCCGCGATTGAGCATGCAGAGCGTGGGTTGGAGGTAGACTGGTTCACGTCCCTTTCCCTTGCGGTCGAAGCCGCGGCCTTGGCAAAGTATCCTGCGACTGCGGAGATCTTCCTCGATAATGGCCGGGCCCCTCGGGCCAGCGAACGCGAGGCCATGCATTATCGACCGATGCCCAACAAGGCAAAACTCCTCAAGCGACTTGCTACGGCGGGTGCGCGCGACTTCTACGAGGGCGAAACAGCGCAATTGCTGGTCAAGGACCTCAGGGCGGGAGGCTCCCGGATCGAAGCGGCTGATCTGGCCGCTTATCGGACTCACTGGCGCGACCCTCTCGTCTCGGAGTACCGAAACCTGGAGGTCAATGCGATCCCAGGCCTGAGCGGAGGTCCCACTTTCCTTGATGCCTGCGGACGGCTCGCAGCCTACGATCTTTCGTCCGCAACATCAATGGCGGATGCTGCTCTGGCCTACGCGACCGTCATCCGTGACGCCTACGAGAAGCGCCTCACGACGATGGGCCATGCAGCCACGCCTGAGGCCGGATGTACCAGTCACCTCAGCGTCGTGGACTCCAGCGGCACGATGGTTTCACTCACTAACACATTGTTGTCGAGGTTCGGTTCCAAGGTTGTGCTGCCCGGGGCCGGAATTCTGATGAACAATGGCGTCATGTGGTTCGATCCGCGTCCGCAGCAGCCGAACTCGATCAAGGGCGGCGTACGGCCGCTTGCCAACATGTGCCCGCTGATCGTGAAGAGAGACGGCCGCCCCGCACTCGCCATCGGCGCAGCCGGCGGGCGTACGATCTTTCCCACAGTTCTTCAGATCCTCTCCTATATGGTCGACCGCGGTCTTTCCTTGGAAGACGCGTTTCACGCGCCGCGCGTCGACGCCAGCACACCGACGATCCGCATCAATGCCAAGGCGGATCCGGCCGTTGCTGCGACCGTCGGTACGCGGTACCCGGTTGAGATTGTCGAGGACACCCTGTACCCGGTGAACTTCGCAGTTCCATCCGCTGTGATGCGGGCCGGATCAGAAAACGTAGGCATGGCCCATCCAACCAGCCCCTGGGCTGCCGTCGCCATTGGAAGCGCAGCCGATGATGACTGA